The genomic DNA AGCTCCTGGGCCATTTCACGGGGGAGGCCGATACGCACTGCAGCATCGATGAATGACTCGATGATGAGGAAGATGTAAGCTGGCCCGCTTCCGCTCACCGCAGTGGCCATATCAATATACTTCTCGTCCGAGACAAATATCTGTTTGCCCAGAGCGCCCAGCACCGAGCGGGCTCTCTGTTTGTCCTCCTCCGTTGCCTCACTGGCGGCGGTCCATACGGTCATCCCCTCCCCGATCTGGGCCGGCATGTTGGGCATGGCGCGGATGACCGAGTTGCGGTTCAGGCCGTGGCAGATATTGGACAAGGTTATCCCGGCGGCTATGGAAATGACCGTCTGTTCGGGCTTGAGGAAGCTCTTCAGTTCTGCCATTACCCCAGGCATCGAGACCGGTTTGACCGCCAGAACAATAGCATCAGCCTTCTTCGTGGCAGAACGGTTGCTGGAGACGGCAGCCACCCCGTATTCTTGATGGAGATAGGAACGCCGTGCCCCGCTGACATCACTGGCCGTGATATCGGTGGCTTTGGTTACCCCCCTGTCCAGAAGGCTCCGGATCATAGCCTCACCCATGT from Chloroflexota bacterium includes the following:
- the proC gene encoding pyrroline-5-carboxylate reductase codes for the protein MRIAFVGGGNMGEAMIRSLLDRGVTKATDITASDVSGARRSYLHQEYGVAAVSSNRSATKKADAIVLAVKPVSMPGVMAELKSFLKPEQTVISIAAGITLSNICHGLNRNSVIRAMPNMPAQIGEGMTVWTAASEATEEDKQRARSVLGALGKQIFVSDEKYIDMATAVSGSGPAYIFLIIESFIDAAVRIGLPREMAQELVLETVSGSTHLAQKSGKHPAELRNLVTSPGGTTAEGLHQLEEGRLRALLARAIIAGYEKAKALRGE